One stretch of Methylococcus capsulatus DNA includes these proteins:
- a CDS encoding DUF2760 domain-containing protein, protein MAGAVLLVALGAPAFLHAEGEWQPSTLSEATLAKVHEAAKAYQDCLNEAFRAHVGEDVDSRLQTDRILHACENRLTPMKAAFDAEQVPDSISERYMRSYRTRGARDLVRLLMSAQAARAAAEPAPELSATADTPSPHPYPSEGKPMEIDLNLIPAKLDAVHAGLAAIVVVLLLVQIILLSVVVIALLRRKPEPAVTFYPTPAPAAPTPGAVKAPEPVVKKETVVLKETTPDAALQLLALLQKEARFIDFVQENIAHYSDAEIGAAARVVHEGCRKVIGQVFDLAPVRNETEGSRLTLPKGFDAASVRLAGNVVGEPPFTGTLVHRGWKVENIRLPKVAEGHDIRILAQAEVEL, encoded by the coding sequence GTGGCAGGCGCCGTGCTTCTGGTGGCGCTGGGTGCACCAGCCTTTCTCCACGCGGAGGGCGAGTGGCAGCCCTCGACGCTGTCCGAGGCGACCTTGGCCAAGGTGCACGAGGCGGCCAAGGCATACCAGGACTGCCTGAACGAAGCATTCCGGGCCCATGTCGGCGAAGACGTCGATTCCCGCCTTCAGACCGACCGGATTTTACATGCTTGCGAAAACCGGCTGACTCCAATGAAGGCTGCGTTCGATGCCGAGCAAGTGCCCGATTCGATCAGTGAGCGCTATATGCGTTCATACCGCACGCGTGGTGCCCGGGATCTCGTCCGGCTGCTGATGTCGGCTCAGGCCGCACGCGCGGCGGCGGAGCCGGCGCCGGAGCTCTCGGCGACGGCCGATACCCCCTCCCCCCATCCTTACCCCTCAGAAGGGAAACCCATGGAAATCGATCTGAATCTGATTCCCGCGAAGCTGGACGCGGTGCATGCCGGCCTGGCCGCCATCGTGGTGGTCTTGCTGCTGGTGCAAATCATCCTGCTGTCGGTGGTGGTGATCGCTCTGTTGCGTCGCAAACCCGAGCCTGCCGTGACCTTTTATCCCACGCCGGCGCCGGCTGCTCCGACACCCGGAGCCGTGAAAGCGCCGGAGCCGGTCGTGAAGAAAGAAACCGTGGTGCTGAAGGAAACGACGCCCGACGCGGCGCTGCAGCTCCTGGCTTTGTTGCAGAAGGAGGCGCGCTTCATCGACTTCGTGCAGGAAAACATCGCCCACTACTCCGACGCGGAAATCGGCGCGGCGGCACGAGTAGTGCACGAAGGTTGCCGCAAGGTGATCGGCCAGGTCTTCGATCTGGCGCCGGTGCGCAACGAGACCGAAGGCAGCCGTCTGACACTGCCCAAGGGCTTCGACGCCGCCAGCGTGCGGTTGGCCGGCAACGTCGTGGGCGAGCCGCCGTTTACCGGCACACTGGTTCACCGGGGCTGGAAGGTGGAAAACATCCGCCTGCCCAAGGTCGCGGAGGGCCATGACATCCGCATTCTCGCCCAGGCCGAGGTGGAACTGTGA
- a CDS encoding Hsp70 family protein, translated as MSETRYSVGIDLGTTNSVVAYVDLSGCDGEKAPLEILEIPQLTAPGTIGDRKQLPSFMYQAHDAELAPGDIVLPWDEHPEAITGELARQLGSKTPIRLVASAKSWLCHSGVDCRAPILPVQAPEEVKRVSPLQASIAYLRHMRDAWNARHPEYPLSEQDLTITVPASFDPAARELTVEAAHALGLRQAILLEEPQSALYSWIQASDGSWREQVKPGDVILVVDVGGGTTDLSLIAVTEADGNLELNRIAIGDHILLGGDNMDLALAYGLKLKLEAEGRKLEAWQVQALMHGCRDAKESLLSDPEVSEVAVVVPSRGSSLVGGTLRTALTKDEVNRTLVEGFFPQVPIEEKPLVQARTGLTTLGLPYAKDARITCHLAAFLSRHVSAAAELEGFALAEGARFIHPTALLLNGGVFKSEALERRLLDVLNGWLRVDGAPEARLLHGADLDLAVARGAAYYGYVRKGKGVRIRGGTAAAYYVGVESAMPAVPGFPAPLQVLCIAPFGMEEGTEAELPPEEFGLVVGEPVRFRFFASTLRREDLVGTRLEDWREDEIEELHEIEITLPVEGHQPGEVVPVRLAARVTEVGTLQLEAVARDSGERWKVEFEVRSGEKPAQALDEAVPEAPYLGTLEAPAESAPEGAAGGEE; from the coding sequence GTGAGTGAGACCCGCTATTCGGTCGGTATCGACCTCGGCACCACCAACAGTGTGGTGGCCTATGTGGACTTGAGCGGCTGCGACGGTGAAAAAGCGCCGCTGGAAATCCTCGAAATCCCCCAGCTCACCGCACCGGGGACGATCGGTGACCGGAAGCAGTTACCATCGTTCATGTATCAGGCCCATGACGCCGAACTGGCGCCGGGCGATATCGTCCTCCCTTGGGATGAGCACCCCGAAGCCATCACTGGTGAGCTGGCCCGCCAGCTCGGTTCCAAGACCCCGATCCGGCTGGTCGCCAGCGCCAAGAGCTGGTTGTGCCACAGCGGGGTGGACTGTCGCGCGCCGATCCTGCCAGTGCAGGCGCCGGAAGAGGTCAAACGGGTTTCACCTCTGCAGGCTTCGATCGCTTATCTGCGCCACATGCGCGATGCCTGGAACGCCCGTCATCCCGAATATCCCCTGAGCGAACAGGACCTGACCATCACCGTGCCGGCCTCGTTCGACCCGGCGGCGCGCGAGCTTACGGTGGAGGCGGCCCATGCCTTAGGACTACGCCAGGCGATCTTGCTGGAAGAGCCGCAGTCGGCGTTGTACAGTTGGATTCAGGCCAGCGACGGCAGTTGGCGCGAGCAGGTCAAGCCGGGCGACGTCATCCTGGTGGTCGACGTGGGCGGCGGCACCACCGACCTGTCTTTGATTGCGGTCACCGAGGCCGACGGCAACCTGGAACTCAACCGCATCGCCATCGGCGATCACATTTTGCTGGGTGGCGACAACATGGACCTGGCGCTGGCCTATGGCTTGAAGCTGAAACTGGAAGCCGAAGGCCGGAAGCTCGAGGCCTGGCAAGTGCAGGCTCTGATGCATGGCTGCCGGGATGCCAAAGAATCCTTGCTGTCCGATCCAGAGGTTTCCGAGGTTGCGGTGGTGGTGCCCAGCCGCGGTTCCTCGCTGGTCGGCGGGACACTGCGCACTGCGCTGACCAAGGACGAAGTGAACCGCACCCTGGTCGAGGGTTTCTTCCCTCAGGTGCCGATCGAGGAGAAACCTTTGGTCCAGGCCCGTACCGGCCTGACGACCCTTGGCCTGCCTTACGCCAAGGATGCCCGCATCACCTGTCATCTGGCGGCGTTCCTGAGCCGGCATGTGAGTGCGGCCGCCGAACTGGAAGGTTTCGCGTTGGCCGAGGGCGCGCGCTTCATCCATCCTACGGCGCTGCTCCTGAACGGCGGGGTGTTCAAGTCCGAGGCCCTGGAACGGCGCCTGCTGGATGTGCTCAATGGCTGGCTGCGGGTCGACGGAGCGCCGGAAGCACGGTTGCTGCATGGCGCCGATCTGGATCTGGCTGTGGCCCGCGGCGCGGCCTATTACGGCTATGTCCGCAAGGGTAAGGGGGTGCGCATCCGGGGCGGCACGGCGGCGGCCTATTATGTGGGGGTGGAAAGCGCCATGCCGGCGGTGCCCGGTTTCCCCGCCCCGCTGCAAGTGCTGTGCATCGCTCCGTTCGGCATGGAAGAAGGCACCGAAGCGGAGCTGCCGCCGGAGGAGTTCGGGCTGGTGGTGGGCGAGCCGGTGCGCTTCCGTTTCTTCGCTTCGACACTGCGTCGCGAGGACCTGGTCGGCACGCGGCTGGAGGACTGGCGCGAGGACGAGATCGAAGAACTGCACGAAATCGAGATAACCTTGCCGGTCGAAGGCCACCAACCCGGCGAGGTGGTGCCGGTACGGCTGGCGGCGCGGGTCACCGAAGTCGGTACGCTCCAGCTCGAAGCCGTGGCGCGGGACAGTGGCGAGCGGTGGAAGGTCGAGTTCGAGGTACGCAGTGGCGAGAAACCCGCGCAAGCCTTGGATGAGGCGGTTCCCGAGGCGCCTTATCTCGGCACCCTCGAAGCGCCTGCCGAGTCGGCGCCGGAGGGGGCTGCTGGCGGGGAAGAGTAG